The following proteins come from a genomic window of Campylobacter concisus:
- a CDS encoding pseudouridine synthase family protein produces MPYVNKFIATADHQKAYEILLQNGFNMSQTQRFIDKGRLICGGSVVSEKNAILSGDVFLIDYEAAPKGLKPIFECESFAVFDKPSGVLSHPNGRHCDYSLNDEIYTLFGRDASVAHRLDFETSGVIVVGKDRNFTIKLKKIFENREVSKSYVAMVQGKIEREFTIDVKMDLANNYNDVKMRMQICENGKSAVTKILPIRYFEDIDTTLVRAIPLTGRQHQIRLHLFHVKHKILGEPLYGLSRPQIEKILDKEMSERERINLTGAKRLLLHSDEISFKFDEIFYKIKSKFDAESEFYKFAKEANN; encoded by the coding sequence TTGCCATATGTAAATAAATTTATCGCCACTGCAGATCATCAAAAAGCTTATGAAATTTTACTGCAAAACGGCTTTAATATGAGCCAAACCCAGCGCTTCATCGATAAAGGCAGGCTAATCTGTGGCGGTAGTGTCGTGAGCGAGAAAAATGCCATTTTGTCTGGTGATGTCTTTTTGATAGACTATGAGGCGGCGCCAAAGGGGCTAAAGCCGATCTTTGAGTGCGAGAGCTTTGCGGTATTTGACAAGCCAAGTGGGGTGCTGAGCCACCCAAACGGCAGACACTGCGACTACTCACTAAATGATGAAATTTACACACTTTTTGGACGAGATGCGAGCGTGGCGCATAGGCTGGACTTTGAAACAAGCGGCGTGATAGTTGTAGGAAAAGATAGAAATTTCACGATAAAACTAAAGAAAATTTTTGAAAATAGAGAGGTTTCTAAAAGCTACGTCGCGATGGTGCAGGGTAAGATCGAGCGAGAATTTACGATCGACGTCAAAATGGATCTAGCGAACAACTACAATGATGTGAAAATGCGAATGCAAATTTGTGAAAATGGCAAGAGTGCTGTGACTAAAATTTTGCCGATCAGATATTTTGAAGATATCGATACGACTTTGGTTCGGGCTATCCCACTCACTGGCAGGCAGCATCAAATTCGGTTACATTTGTTTCATGTGAAACACAAGATCCTTGGCGAACCACTTTATGGTTTGTCACGTCCGCAGATCGAGAAAATTTTAGATAAAGAGATGAGCGAGCGTGAGCGGATAAATTTAACTGGAGCAAAAAGGCTCTTACTTCACTCGGACGAAATTTCATTTAAATTTGATGAAATTTTTTACAAGATAAAAAGCAAATTTGATGCCGAAAGTGAGTTTTATAAATTTGCAAAAGAAGCAAATAATTAA
- the rlmN gene encoding 23S rRNA (adenine(2503)-C(2))-methyltransferase RlmN, whose amino-acid sequence MKNLLDLSIEELKELVSPSFRATQIYEWVYKKNATEFSQMLNLPKDMRQDLAEKFYLDPLKCVKFEQSSDGSIKYLFELKDGLKIESVLLPMKEEISDEDGKVSRHARYTVCVSSQVGCKMGCAFCLTAKGGLVRNLTAGEIVGQILWIKRENNIPYERRINVVYMGMGEPLDNLANVSKAIKILALNEGLAISPRRQTVSTSGLGSQIKKLGEMDLGVLLAISLHAVTNELRSRLMPINKAYNIEAVMDAVRGFPIDMRKRVMFEYLVIKDLNDSVSDAKKLVKLLHGIKAKVNLIYFNPHEGSEFGRPELSSMLKFQEYLRDHGVTCMIRQSKGLDISAACGQLKQRNENQKFKTNVSDKSTAKAEEKPTNDKTNVSKK is encoded by the coding sequence GTGAAAAATTTGCTTGATCTTAGCATCGAAGAGTTAAAAGAGCTGGTCTCTCCCTCTTTTAGAGCGACGCAAATTTATGAGTGGGTGTATAAAAAAAATGCTACGGAATTTAGCCAAATGCTAAATTTGCCAAAAGATATGCGCCAGGATCTAGCCGAGAAATTTTATCTTGATCCACTAAAATGCGTAAAATTTGAGCAAAGTAGCGACGGCTCGATCAAGTATCTTTTCGAGTTAAAAGATGGGCTAAAGATAGAGAGCGTTTTGCTGCCAATGAAAGAGGAGATCAGCGACGAGGATGGTAAGGTTAGTCGCCATGCTCGTTACACTGTTTGTGTTAGTTCGCAAGTCGGCTGTAAAATGGGCTGTGCTTTTTGCCTAACAGCAAAGGGCGGACTTGTTAGAAATTTGACTGCTGGCGAGATCGTAGGGCAAATTTTGTGGATAAAAAGGGAAAATAACATACCATACGAAAGGCGCATAAATGTCGTTTATATGGGTATGGGTGAACCACTCGATAACCTTGCTAACGTTAGTAAAGCGATCAAAATTTTAGCACTTAATGAGGGTCTAGCCATATCGCCACGCCGTCAAACCGTTTCAACTAGCGGCCTTGGTAGTCAGATAAAAAAGCTTGGTGAGATGGACCTTGGTGTCTTGCTGGCTATATCGCTACATGCTGTTACTAATGAGCTTAGAAGTCGCCTGATGCCGATAAATAAGGCCTATAATATCGAGGCTGTTATGGACGCTGTTAGGGGATTTCCTATTGATATGCGAAAGCGTGTGATGTTTGAATACCTTGTTATCAAAGACCTAAACGACAGCGTTAGTGATGCAAAAAAGCTGGTAAAACTACTGCACGGTATCAAGGCAAAGGTAAATTTGATCTATTTTAACCCGCATGAAGGTAGTGAATTTGGACGACCTGAGCTTTCTAGCATGCTAAAATTTCAAGAATACCTAAGAGATCATGGTGTCACTTGCATGATCAGACAGAGTAAAGGACTTGATATAAGTGCGGCTTGCGGACAGCTAAAACAGCGCAATGAAAATCAAAAATTTAAAACTAACGTTAGCGATAAGAGTACAGCTAAAGCAGAAGAAAAACCAACTAACGATAAAACTAACGTGAGTAAAAAATGA
- a CDS encoding purine-nucleoside phosphorylase — MLVISAGKNEIFDFALPMGVGLVDMAINLTKFLQKRSCVGADEKGVNLKNIDPHYLAKIEAKFANSSNPEVQNLSQNLSKNPERNLYQMPEKIVFVGSAGLYKDGEILQIYESSVGANVEISSIENRSYSPIECEISSIVSRGTIKTNSSNFITTDKNLAHKMFEKGYFLENMEFFSVLKVAQIFKIPAYGIFVATNFCDENAHADFIKNHSAAKELLTKYVKENM, encoded by the coding sequence ATGTTAGTTATCTCAGCTGGAAAAAATGAAATTTTTGACTTTGCCTTGCCGATGGGGGTGGGACTAGTCGATATGGCGATAAATTTGACAAAGTTTTTGCAAAAAAGATCATGTGTTGGGGCGGATGAAAAGGGCGTAAATTTAAAGAATATTGACCCGCACTATCTTGCAAAGATCGAGGCTAAATTTGCAAACTCATCAAACCCAGAGGTGCAAAATTTAAGCCAAAATTTGTCAAAAAACCCAGAGCGAAATTTATATCAAATGCCAGAAAAGATAGTTTTTGTTGGCTCGGCAGGTCTATATAAAGATGGTGAAATTTTGCAAATTTATGAAAGCTCGGTTGGGGCAAATGTTGAAATTTCTAGCATAGAAAATAGATCTTATTCGCCTATCGAGTGTGAAATTTCTTCTATCGTTTCACGTGGAACTATCAAAACAAATTCATCAAATTTTATAACGACAGATAAAAATTTGGCCCATAAAATGTTTGAAAAAGGATATTTTTTAGAAAATATGGAGTTTTTTTCTGTTCTAAAAGTGGCTCAAATTTTTAAAATTCCAGCTTATGGAATTTTCGTAGCGACAAATTTTTGCGATGAAAATGCGCATGCTGATTTTATAAAAAATCACTCTGCAGCCAAAGAACTACTAACAAAATATGTAAAGGAAAATATGTGA
- the hisF gene encoding imidazole glycerol phosphate synthase subunit HisF, which yields MNHFAKRIIPCLDVKDGRVVKGVNFVGLVDAGDPVEIAKRYNDEGADELCFLDITASHLGRDTIVDVVKKVASKLFIPLTVGGGIRTIDDISRLLNAGCDKVSLNSSAIKDPNLIDEAAKKFGSQCVVVAIDAKKIENGYSVFINGGRIDTKKDAFAWAKEVESRGAGEILLTSMDNDGVKQGFSLELTRIFSALSIPTIASGGAGKMEHFKDAFEAGADACLAASIFHFGEIEIKKLKEYLKANGVEVRL from the coding sequence TTGAATCATTTTGCAAAACGCATAATCCCATGCCTCGACGTAAAAGACGGCAGGGTCGTAAAAGGTGTAAATTTCGTAGGACTTGTCGATGCTGGAGACCCAGTCGAGATAGCTAAAAGATACAACGACGAGGGCGCTGACGAGCTTTGTTTTTTGGATATCACAGCCTCTCACCTTGGCCGTGATACGATAGTCGATGTCGTAAAAAAGGTCGCAAGCAAGCTTTTTATACCGCTAACCGTTGGCGGTGGCATACGCACGATCGACGACATCTCTCGCCTTTTAAATGCAGGCTGTGACAAGGTGAGTCTAAACTCATCGGCGATAAAAGATCCAAATTTGATAGACGAAGCGGCTAAGAAATTTGGCTCGCAATGTGTCGTCGTAGCGATCGACGCTAAAAAGATCGAAAATGGTTATAGCGTTTTTATAAATGGCGGCAGGATCGATACCAAAAAAGATGCCTTTGCTTGGGCAAAAGAGGTCGAGTCGCGTGGAGCAGGGGAAATTTTGCTAACGTCTATGGATAATGACGGCGTCAAACAGGGCTTTAGTCTGGAGCTAACAAGGATCTTTAGCGCGCTTTCTATACCGACTATCGCAAGCGGAGGTGCAGGGAAAATGGAGCATTTTAAAGATGCTTTTGAGGCCGGGGCTGATGCGTGTTTGGCGGCTTCGATATTTCACTTTGGCGAGATCGAGATAAAAAAGCTAAAAGAGTATCTTAAAGCAAACGGCGTTGAGGTTAGACTTTGA